From the Planktothrix tepida PCC 9214 genome, one window contains:
- a CDS encoding nuclear transport factor 2 family protein has translation MTTTPLECQFKLSIDNVNAIAVYRYFESFNDEDFATTASLFIPNGKLYAPFTELITGQEAIQNYLETEAKGMKLRPQSGNSQFLENGQQVVQVFGIVKTSLFSINVGWQFLLTEQEEIEEVIVKLLASALELLKISNH, from the coding sequence ATGACAACAACACCCTTAGAGTGTCAATTTAAACTTTCTATTGATAACGTTAATGCGATCGCTGTATATCGTTATTTTGAAAGCTTTAATGATGAAGATTTTGCAACAACGGCATCTTTATTTATTCCCAATGGAAAACTATATGCACCCTTTACAGAATTAATTACAGGTCAAGAGGCGATTCAAAATTATCTGGAAACGGAAGCCAAGGGGATGAAATTAAGACCCCAAAGCGGTAATAGCCAATTCTTAGAAAATGGTCAACAAGTTGTGCAGGTCTTTGGAATTGTCAAAACATCCCTATTTAGCATTAATGTAGGATGGCAATTCCTCTTAACTGAACAAGAAGAAATTGAAGAAGTAATTGTTAAACTATTAGCTTCAGCGCTAGAATTATTAAAAATCAGTAATCATTAA
- a CDS encoding ATP-binding protein: MKTELQVPSDIRFLTIVENWLLSSLEVELGEHVDWPRQSNRFRLVLAEAYSNVIRHAHRNKPDLPVMVRLEFKDRDISLEIWDHGTGYEVDNYNPPKPEDKQESGYGWLIMNRLMDRVDYCLQVDGRNCLKLEASLPDKAAKS, translated from the coding sequence ATGAAAACTGAGCTTCAAGTGCCAAGCGATATTAGGTTTTTAACAATTGTTGAAAACTGGTTATTGAGCAGTTTGGAAGTGGAGCTAGGAGAGCACGTAGATTGGCCCCGTCAATCCAATCGGTTTCGCCTCGTCCTCGCAGAAGCTTACTCCAACGTCATCCGTCATGCTCACCGCAATAAACCCGATCTTCCTGTAATGGTTCGTTTAGAATTTAAAGATCGAGATATTTCTTTAGAAATTTGGGATCACGGTACAGGCTATGAAGTGGATAATTATAATCCTCCTAAACCTGAAGATAAACAAGAAAGTGGTTATGGTTGGTTAATTATGAATCGATTAATGGATCGGGTCGATTATTGTTTACAAGTGGATGGTCGTAATTGTTTAAAATTAGAGGCTAGTTTACCCGATAAAGCTGCAAAATCTTAA
- a CDS encoding SpoIIE family protein phosphatase, with protein MSRGDGRKLKLMVVDDEPDNLDLLFRTFRRDFQVFKADSALKALQILDDEGEMAVIISDQRMPEMNGTEFLGKTVERFPDTIRILLTGYTDVEDLVEAINSGQVFKYITKPWNPEELKSVIQQASETYKFFKQRTNALRRALRRESLYNDVVSALRESLDYSSMLQTIVRTLGETFNATGCCIRSVEEGKLSVQTFSFGGEGETVQSWLSQLEIPMQGVLESRETQIQQGQNSTNTITEIILPLTYQHDLLAILALYQDNSLSPWSEDDIQLLEVVSEQASLALSQAKLYQRTVELAEQMRNELKVASQIQNNLLRQSWPEFDTFRVQACCHPAREVGGDFFEVFIHPQGDIWVALGDVSGKGVPAALFMASAISVMRRELSQENSPEPDQVMQNLNSILSDDLVSNNHFITMVLARYTPSTGHLAYANAGHIYPLVWSHQAIREGANRTPSSVQVEPTFLKTRGIPLGILPVWRGKGDSFTINPGEVFLVTSDGITEATVVQETTDGSPAIRSMLQQEGLWKLLQQQEQLNLDGLLAAIREHNPVQEDDQTILSLEVLLTDEN; from the coding sequence ATGAGTCGGGGAGATGGTCGAAAGCTGAAACTCATGGTCGTCGATGACGAACCAGACAACTTAGATTTGTTGTTTCGGACATTTCGCCGGGACTTCCAAGTGTTCAAGGCCGACAGTGCCCTCAAAGCTCTGCAAATTCTCGACGACGAGGGTGAAATGGCGGTGATTATTTCTGATCAACGGATGCCAGAAATGAACGGAACCGAATTTCTCGGCAAAACCGTTGAACGTTTCCCAGACACCATTCGGATTCTGTTAACCGGATATACGGATGTTGAAGACCTGGTGGAAGCGATTAACTCTGGTCAAGTTTTCAAATACATCACCAAACCTTGGAATCCCGAAGAACTCAAGTCTGTTATTCAACAGGCTTCGGAAACTTACAAATTCTTCAAACAACGAACCAATGCTCTGCGGCGCGCTCTGCGTCGGGAATCTCTCTATAACGATGTTGTTAGTGCCCTGCGAGAGTCCCTGGACTACTCCAGTATGCTACAGACGATTGTTCGGACATTGGGAGAAACTTTTAATGCAACAGGCTGCTGTATTCGTTCCGTAGAAGAGGGGAAACTTTCGGTTCAAACCTTTTCTTTTGGCGGAGAAGGAGAGACTGTCCAAAGTTGGTTATCTCAACTGGAAATCCCCATGCAAGGGGTATTAGAAAGTCGAGAAACTCAAATTCAACAAGGACAAAACAGTACCAATACCATCACTGAAATTATTTTACCCCTGACCTATCAGCATGATTTACTGGCAATTTTAGCTTTGTATCAAGACAACAGCCTTTCTCCTTGGTCAGAAGATGATATTCAACTGTTGGAGGTGGTTTCTGAACAAGCGTCTTTAGCGTTGTCTCAAGCCAAACTCTATCAACGCACGGTAGAGTTAGCCGAACAAATGCGGAATGAACTTAAAGTCGCCAGCCAAATTCAAAATAATCTTTTGCGTCAAAGTTGGCCAGAGTTTGACACCTTTCGGGTACAAGCTTGTTGTCATCCCGCGCGGGAAGTGGGGGGAGATTTCTTTGAAGTCTTTATTCATCCTCAAGGAGATATTTGGGTGGCCTTGGGAGATGTCTCTGGTAAAGGGGTTCCAGCCGCATTATTTATGGCGAGTGCGATTTCGGTGATGCGTCGGGAACTGTCTCAGGAAAATTCCCCTGAACCCGATCAAGTCATGCAAAATCTTAATAGTATTTTATCGGATGATTTAGTCAGTAATAATCACTTTATTACAATGGTTTTGGCTCGTTACACCCCGTCTACGGGGCATCTCGCCTATGCCAATGCTGGACATATTTATCCCTTAGTCTGGTCACATCAAGCCATTAGGGAAGGGGCAAATCGCACTCCTTCATCGGTGCAGGTTGAACCGACGTTTCTCAAGACTCGTGGCATTCCGTTGGGAATTCTGCCTGTCTGGAGAGGCAAAGGAGACAGTTTCACGATTAATCCTGGGGAGGTCTTCTTAGTGACCAGTGATGGTATTACTGAAGCCACAGTGGTGCAGGAAACAACGGATGGTAGCCCCGCCATTCGATCAATGTTGCAACAGGAGGGACTTTGGAAGTTACTCCAACAACAAGAACAGCTAAATTTAGATGGTTTATTAGCGGCTATCCGCGAACATAATCCCGTTCAGGAAGATGATCAAACTATACTCTCTCTGGAGGTTTTGTTGACTGATGAAAACTGA
- a CDS encoding NB-ARC domain-containing protein, giving the protein MNVTEVLKMVDELAFQQTGKHLNNLQKNVVRGLWQDQSYSEIASELKYNSENHIGNVSRELYNILSKQLGEKVNKSNFCWTIERCSNSFNLSNSSQQVLGLINSHISLCSNNPQDSTKNSEQNSSNQFNHDLTIAPKITYFYDRTTELNTLSQWLIDQNTRLISVLGLSGIGKTTLVKQFVDLNLQSFDIIIWKNIKLSPSLDHILTELLTSINPDSVLADNKLTQILNFFRDKKCLIILDDVQELLIKGQFAGHYQSEYRDYQNFFTMITETEHKSSLILISQEKCQEMISLDQELYPVQCLELDGLQDIEILRNYGLPDQENWSNLIELYEGNPAYLKDIASLIKGIFGGKLSDFLTENSLIITESIKSRLNPIFERLSLIEQEILIEISQDNHPVSREQLRERLSLSSIDLINGLDSLNKRYLIKIIQSDQILFSVSPVIQQYIKVCCHQQN; this is encoded by the coding sequence ATGAATGTTACAGAAGTGTTAAAAATGGTTGATGAGTTGGCTTTTCAGCAAACAGGAAAGCACCTCAATAACTTACAAAAAAATGTAGTTCGAGGACTTTGGCAAGATCAAAGCTATAGCGAAATAGCAAGTGAGTTAAAGTATAATAGTGAAAATCATATCGGCAATGTTAGCCGTGAACTATATAATATTTTGTCTAAACAGTTAGGAGAAAAGGTGAATAAGTCTAATTTCTGTTGGACAATAGAAAGATGCAGTAATTCATTTAATTTATCTAATTCATCTCAGCAAGTTTTAGGATTAATTAACAGCCATATTAGTCTTTGTTCTAATAATCCTCAAGATTCAACTAAAAATTCTGAGCAAAATTCTTCTAATCAATTTAATCACGATTTAACAATAGCTCCTAAAATAACCTATTTTTACGATCGCACTACCGAACTGAACACCCTATCCCAGTGGTTAATTGATCAAAATACTCGTCTAATCTCAGTTTTAGGCTTAAGTGGTATTGGTAAAACCACCCTAGTTAAACAATTTGTTGACCTGAACTTACAATCCTTTGATATTATTATCTGGAAAAATATCAAACTCTCCCCATCTTTAGATCATATTCTGACTGAACTTTTAACAAGTATTAATCCTGATTCTGTGTTAGCTGACAATAAATTAACTCAAATTTTAAATTTTTTTCGTGATAAAAAATGTTTAATCATCCTCGATGACGTACAGGAATTATTGATTAAAGGGCAATTTGCTGGACACTATCAAAGTGAATATCGAGATTACCAAAACTTTTTTACAATGATCACTGAAACTGAACACAAAAGCAGTTTAATTTTAATCAGTCAGGAAAAATGCCAAGAAATGATATCTTTAGATCAGGAATTATATCCCGTTCAGTGTTTGGAGTTGGACGGGTTACAGGATATTGAAATTCTCAGAAACTATGGTTTACCAGATCAGGAGAATTGGTCAAATCTGATTGAATTGTATGAAGGAAATCCCGCTTATTTAAAAGATATTGCAAGTTTAATTAAAGGAATATTTGGCGGTAAACTCTCTGACTTTTTAACAGAAAATAGTTTAATCATAACAGAAAGTATTAAATCCCGTTTAAACCCAATCTTTGAGCGATTATCTTTAATTGAGCAAGAAATTCTCATAGAAATCAGTCAGGATAATCACCCGGTATCCAGAGAACAGTTAAGAGAACGTTTATCGTTATCGTCAATAGATTTGATTAATGGGTTAGACTCTTTGAACAAACGGTATTTAATCAAAATTATTCAATCAGATCAGATTTTATTTAGCGTATCTCCTGTTATCCAACAATATATTAAAGTTTGCTGTCATCAACAAAACTAA